TCTCGCTCAAAAGAAGAATTTATCACGCACAATAAAATTAAATATGGATTTCCTCTGCCCATTTGGGTCGTCTGCGAAATTTGGGATTTTGGGACTCTGTCCACGATATTTTCGGGTATGACAGAAGCTGATCAGGATGAAATAGCTTATAAATATGGCCTCAATAATGGTCGAACTCTTGCGTCTTGGTTACGCAGTTTGAATTACTTACGTAATGTTTGTGCCCACCACAGCCGACTCTGGAACCGTAATATTATTGATCAGCCAAAACCACCAAAAGCAGGTGAAGTCAGTTGGATTGATCCCTTTCTGGATAACTTTTCGCACAGCCAAGCACGGCCTTTTTTATTGTTGTGTATAGCTAAACACCTATTGACCATCATCAATCCCAGTTCAACTTGGGGACAAAGATTGAAAGCGTTATTGTTGGAATTTCCGGATTTACAGCACTTAGGCCTCAATCTGGCAGGTATGGGCGCCGTAGCAGAATGGCAAGAATGGAGTTGGTGATGGTGAATACGAAAATGACAGGCAATAAAAAACCCCTTAGCAGTTTCGCCGTCGAGGCAGCGCAACCGAAAGGGGCCGTGTTGCAAACTATTTTAAATAGATTAGGGGTTTTGTCAAATCTAATTAGATTGTGGAGATTGGCGAGTTTAGCTAGTTCAAAGTATTTATCAAACAAATTAACTAAAAAGAAGCCAGATTGTAAGTTCTACTTTAACATAAAGGAAAGCTAAGCGTGGCTGTACACGATTATCTGGAAGATTTGTCTTCCCTGTTGCCTGCTGTCATTTTACTGGACAAACTGGGCTATGATTACCTTACTCCTTCGGAAAATTTGGCCTTACGAGGAGGCAGAACTTCCAAACTGATTCTGGAAAGTGTTCTGAAAAATCAGTTGCAGAAGTTTAACAGTATTACTTTTAAAGGAAAGCAATACGCTTTTAGTGACAGCAATATCCAGAAAGCCATACAGGCCTTGGCTGATATCCCTTTTGATAGCCTGATGAATACCAGTGAACAGGTTTATGATCTGCTTACTCTGGGCAAAAGTCTGGAACAAACCATTGATGGCTATACCAAAAGCTTTTCCCTGCATTATATCGACTGGA
The genomic region above belongs to Methylobacter sp. YRD-M1 and contains:
- a CDS encoding Abi family protein codes for the protein MAYDKPWKSYEDQLDQLMQRGMIVTNRPKALHYLERIGYYRLSGYWFPFRKRSEICCPLTAMNGKKFKRGTTDRIALDEFKAGASFQNAVELYVFDKKLRLLVMDALERIEIGLRVDISHSLGKKDPFAYLKPELLFEDFTTKLNEKNGLSKHHQWLTKQAALISRSKEEFITHNKIKYGFPLPIWVVCEIWDFGTLSTIFSGMTEADQDEIAYKYGLNNGRTLASWLRSLNYLRNVCAHHSRLWNRNIIDQPKPPKAGEVSWIDPFLDNFSHSQARPFLLLCIAKHLLTIINPSSTWGQRLKALLLEFPDLQHLGLNLAGMGAVAEWQEWSW